Genomic DNA from Candidatus Methylarchaceae archaeon HK02M2:
TCCCGAAGCCTCCAATAGAACTGGGTATCCTCTCAATATTTTATTCTCAACAAGTTTTGTTATCATTTTTTTTATCTCATCTTTTTCAATTACATCTGTCAACCATCTATTAGCAAAAGGCAGGGTCTTGAAGCGCCTCCATATTTCCTCTGTCAAGAAGTCTAAATTCTTATCGCCGATTTTTTTCCTACCGATCAACGAGTAAATCATTTTTCGTTTATCATCCTTGACCATACCTGTTCCATCCAAAGTTGTCAAGAAAGGTTCAATTGCATATACTTCATAAGCCCTTAAAGATGGAGTATTGGCGACCCATACATTAGGTATCGAAATACCTCCATGAATACAGTACTGCTTTAAAAGATGGCCACTAAGGTTTGAGATTGGTTGAAAACCCCTTTTACGAGCACCATTTTCAATCACACGCCCTATATCACCAACCTTTACGCCCCCACGTATCATACTTATTGCTTCATACAAAACATCCTTAGTAGCCATCACTAATTCATCATAATCAGGGTTAAAGGATATCGTAAAAGCTGTATCAGCAATATAACCATTTACATGAACGCCTACATCTATCTTCACAACATCTCCATCATGAATTACACTCTCATCATCCGTCTCGGCAGTATAATGAGCGGCGACATTATTGATGCACACATTACATGGAAATGCTGGATCTCCCCCTAGCCTTTTTATCATATTCTCAACATTATTGCATATGTCAAGGACTTTGTTTCCTTTGGAGACTTTTTTTACCATCTCCTTACAAACTCTGGAGGCTATTCTGCCAGCTTTGAAGTAATCTTGAGGAACGTTCACAACAATTACCTACAGAACCGTTTATATCTGATTTTTAAAATTTTAAAAATATTGTGGAAATAGATGACTTTCAAGTATAAGAAAGTCGCAGTAGGAGGTACATTCGATAACCTTCACCTCGGACACAGGGTCTTGCTGAGAGTTGCATTTAATAATGGGAAATCGATTATTATTGGAGTTTCATCAGATAACTTTGCAAGAAGATTAGGTAAGAACTTAAATCATGATCTTCCTTTACGGGTTAAGCTTCTGAAAAAATTTCTGGATTCCGAATTTCCTAATAGATATAAGATATGCGTATTAGAAGATTACTTTGGACCCATTGCAACCAAAGCAAATATCGATGCGATAGTTGTAAGTGAAGAGACAGCCAGCAAGGCAGAAATGGCCAATGAATTGCGAATAGATAAAGGCTTGAAACCGTTGAAGATAATTATAATCGATACTGTTTTAGCAGATGATGGTCTGCCAATCTCATCGACTCGAATCAAGTCTGGTGAGATAGACGTAGAAGGACATATAATAAAATCACATTAAACCTTACAATCTTTGGAAAATATTATTAAGTGCTCGGTAAAGCGAATGGATATTGTAAAGATCAGATTTGAAACTGTTAATTTGGAAGGATCGATATGTCACAAGATGAACGAGAATTTGTTGTAACTCCTTGGGAAGTTAGGGGAGAGGTAGACTATGAAAAGCTAATAAGAGATTTTGGAACATCGATCATAACAGATGAAATTCTTGAAAGAATCAGAAAGCATACAGGCGATTTGCACCCTCTATTAAAGAGGAAGATCTTTTTCTCTCATAGAGATTTCGACTGGATTTTAAATAGATATGAAGCAGGAGAAAAATTCTTTCTGTACACTGGTCGTGGTCCTTCAGGTCACACACATCTTGGTCACCTGATACCATGGATATTCACCAAGTACCTTCAAGAAGAGTTCGATGTAGAACTATACTTTCAAATGACAGATGATGAGAAGTTCCTTCATGATCCAAAGTTGAGCCTTGATGAGGCTACAGGTTATGCATATGAGAATGCTTTGGATGTTATCGCTTGTGGATTTGATCCAAAAAAAACCTTCATCTTCATAGACACAGAATATGCAAAAACTCTTTACAAGATAGCCACAAAATTTGCCAAGCATGTAACCTTTTCAACAGTGAAAGCTGCCTTTGGATTTGATGTAAGTACGAATATCGGGTTGATCTTCTTCCCTTCAATACAAGCTGCTCCTTGCTTCTTCCCATCGGTACTTAAAGGGAAGAACACCCCGTGTTTGATACCTGCAGCTATAGATCAATCCGTTTATTGGAGAGTCGCTCGTGATGTAGCACCAAAATTGAGTTTCTACAAACCTGCAGAGATACATTCAAAGTTCTTCCCGAGCCTCATGAAGGGAGGAAAGATGAGTGCAAGTGAGCCAGAGTCTGCGATATTCACTGTAGATTCACCAGAGTTGGCCGAAAGTAAGATAATGAATGCTTTTACGGGTGGACAGGCAACAATAAAAGAGCAGAAAGAGAAAGGTGGCAATCCAGAAATCTGTCCAATTTACCATTACTACAGTATCTTATTTGAGTGGGATGAGAAGAAGATGGCTGAAATTTACGAAAACTGCAAGAATGGTTGTCTAATCTGCGGGGATGATAAACAAAGGTTAGCAGAAAAGGTCAGGTCTTTTCTCATTGAGCACCAGAAAAAAAGAGAGAAGGCAAGAGATATAATTGATGATTTCATCTTGAGGGATCCTTCATAGAATAGAGTTACAGGATGAAAAAATAGAAACCTCGATATCCTCAAAGATTTTGATACATGACAACCCTTAAAAAACTGTTTTAGTCCAATTTGAAGTTAGTGAGTTGAAACCGTTACATTCGCTAGAGAGGAAACTTGTCTTATCACTGGCTAAGAATGGCGGAGGTTTACTCGAAGATGTAGCTATTAAAGCCGATATGACTCTTGATCAAGCTAGGAGGGCTATAGAGTGGTTAAGATCAAAAAACATGGTAGAGGTTAAGACGACAACCCGATATATAATCGAAAT
This window encodes:
- the map gene encoding type II methionyl aminopeptidase; translation: MNVPQDYFKAGRIASRVCKEMVKKVSKGNKVLDICNNVENMIKRLGGDPAFPCNVCINNVAAHYTAETDDESVIHDGDVVKIDVGVHVNGYIADTAFTISFNPDYDELVMATKDVLYEAISMIRGGVKVGDIGRVIENGARKRGFQPISNLSGHLLKQYCIHGGISIPNVWVANTPSLRAYEVYAIEPFLTTLDGTGMVKDDKRKMIYSLIGRKKIGDKNLDFLTEEIWRRFKTLPFANRWLTDVIEKDEIKKMITKLVENKILRGYPVLLEASGKYVAQFEKTVVPTESGAMVTTDY
- a CDS encoding pantetheine-phosphate adenylyltransferase yields the protein MTFKYKKVAVGGTFDNLHLGHRVLLRVAFNNGKSIIIGVSSDNFARRLGKNLNHDLPLRVKLLKKFLDSEFPNRYKICVLEDYFGPIATKANIDAIVVSEETASKAEMANELRIDKGLKPLKIIIIDTVLADDGLPISSTRIKSGEIDVEGHIIKSH
- a CDS encoding tryptophan--tRNA ligase → MSQDEREFVVTPWEVRGEVDYEKLIRDFGTSIITDEILERIRKHTGDLHPLLKRKIFFSHRDFDWILNRYEAGEKFFLYTGRGPSGHTHLGHLIPWIFTKYLQEEFDVELYFQMTDDEKFLHDPKLSLDEATGYAYENALDVIACGFDPKKTFIFIDTEYAKTLYKIATKFAKHVTFSTVKAAFGFDVSTNIGLIFFPSIQAAPCFFPSVLKGKNTPCLIPAAIDQSVYWRVARDVAPKLSFYKPAEIHSKFFPSLMKGGKMSASEPESAIFTVDSPELAESKIMNAFTGGQATIKEQKEKGGNPEICPIYHYYSILFEWDEKKMAEIYENCKNGCLICGDDKQRLAEKVRSFLIEHQKKREKARDIIDDFILRDPS